One Panicum virgatum strain AP13 chromosome 9K, P.virgatum_v5, whole genome shotgun sequence genomic region harbors:
- the LOC120650948 gene encoding expansin-A28-like, producing MGSAAAAMLLRSVAVLALLSMSATAAAAQNSGTATFYGGRDGSGTMGGACGYDNLYNQGYGVLNAALSQVLFNDGASCGQCYTITCDTTKSDWCKPGTSVTVTATNLCPPNYAITTNGGGWCNPPRPHFDMSQPAWEHIGIYRAGIIPVLYQRVPCTRQGGVRFTITGFNYFQLVLITNVAGSGSIRSMSVKGASTGWIAMTRNWGALWQCSSALVGEPLSFMVTSTGGQTLYMYNIAPAWWTFGMTFTSNYQFAY from the exons ATgggcagcgccgcggcggcgatgctGCTCAGGTCCGTCGCCGTCCTCGCGCTCCTCTCCatgtcggcgacggcggcggcggcgcagaacaGCGGGACGGCGACGTTCTACGGCGGCAGGGACGGTTCCGGGACGATGG GCGGCGCGTGCGGGTACGACAACCTGTACAACCAGGGGTACGGCGTGCTGAACGCGGCGCTGAGCCAGGTGCTGTTCAACGACGGCGCGTCGTGCGGCCAGTGCTACACCATCACCTGCGACACCACCAAGTCCGACTGGTGCAAGCCCGGCACCTCCGTCACCGTCACCGCCACCAACCTGTGCCCGCCCAACTACGCCATCACCACcaacggcggcggctggtgcaaCCCGCCGCGCCCCCACTTCGACATGTCGCAGCCGGCGTGGGAGCACATCGGCATCTACCGCGCCGGCATCATCCCCGTCCTCTACCAGCG GGTGCCGTGCACGAGGCAGGGAGGGGTGAGGTTCACCATCACCGGCTTCAACTACTTCCAGCTGGTGCTCATCACCAACGTCGCCGGCAGCGGCTCCATCCGGTCCATGTCGGTGAAGGGCGCCAGCACCGGGTGGATCGCCATGACGCGCAACTGGGGCGCGCTGTGGCAGTGCAGCTCGGCGCTCGTCGGCGAGCCGCTCTCCTTCATGGTCACCTCCACCGGCGGCCAGACGCTGTACATGTACAACATCGCGCCGGCGTGGTGGACCTTCGGCATGACCTTCACCAGCAACTACCAGTTCGCCTACTAG
- the LOC120648612 gene encoding expansin-A31-like → MDTAKSLILCTVLAVCLALAAADWSQGTATNYGGADGSGTMGGACGYGNLYNAGYGINNAALSQTLFNDGASCGQCYLITCDGSRSGGQYCKPGNSVTVSATNLCPPNYGLSNGGWCGPGRPHFDMSQPAFENIGVYQAGVIPVLYQQVKCWRSGGVRFSLAGSNYFLLVNIQNLSGSGSVGAAWVKGDKTGWIQMSRNWGANWQAQAGLVGQGLSFAVTSSGGQYIQFINVAPAWWKFGETYTTNQNFYY, encoded by the exons ATGGATACGGCCAAGTCCCTGATCCTGTGCACAGTCCTTGCGGTGtgcctcgcgctcgccgccgccgactggtCTCAGGGCACCGCCACGAACTACGGCGGTGCCGACGGCTCCGGCACCATGG GTGGCGCGTGCGGGTACGGCAACCTGTACAACGCCGGGTACGGCATCAACAACGCGGCGCTGAGCCAGACGCTCTTCAACGACGGCGCGTCCTGCGGCCAGTGCTACCTCATCACCTGCGACGGGTCACGCTCGGGCGGCCAGTACTGCAAGCCCGGCAACAGCGTCACCGTGTCGGCCACCAACCTCTGCCCGCCCAACTACGGGCTTTCCAACGGCGGGTGGTGCGGCCCGGGGCGCCCCCACTTCGACATGTCGCAGCCGGCGTTTGAGAACATTGGCGTCTACCAGGCCGGCGTCATCCCGGTGCTGTACCAGCAGGTCAAGTgctggcgcagcggcggcgtgcgcttCAGCCTCGCCGGCTCCAACTACTTCCTGCTCGTCAACATCCAGAACCTCAGCGGCAGCGGCTCCGTGGGCGCCGCCTGGGTCAAGGGGGACAAGACGGGGTGGATCCAGATGTCCAGGAACTGGGGCGCCAACTGGCAGGCACAAGCAGGGCTCGTCGGccaggggctcagcttcgcCGTGACCAGCAGCGGCGGGCAGTACATTCAGTTCATCAACGTCGCACCGGCGTGGTGGAAGTTCGGCGAGACCTACACCACCAACCAGAACTTCTACTACTAA